A single Lolium perenne isolate Kyuss_39 chromosome 6, Kyuss_2.0, whole genome shotgun sequence DNA region contains:
- the LOC127309802 gene encoding uncharacterized protein, with the protein MVDIPRVRRKHEEGKQKRSEMGGGSHVLGSKNLALTLQDEEVKTGVAPNLFGFFQKSKTRKEPHPETGSLWVNDLAEGQCGAYRSKFKDKHGEDADPTTEEFDVEVAVLAGQGKKGGRLWIADGLVDPSTIPSLRQIRRGRTSEQPRVETRPRASDLAIEKLRAEMEERERRHQEEQMQMQQQLRENMRDAAARCCEMQQQQQMFQQMFMTSPPGSSAPSTSCPPMFPHFIPTPDPAVMALLRPSAKSSPPTLA; encoded by the exons ATGGTGGACATCCCGCGAGTACGccggaagcacgaggagggcaagcagAAGCGTTCAGAGATGGGAGGTGGATCACATGTCCTGGGCAGCAAGAACTTGGCCCTTACCTTGCAGGATGAG gaagtgaaGACAGGCGTGGCACCAAACTTGTTTGGCTTTTTCCAAAAGTCGAAGACCAGGAAGGAGCCGCATCCTGAAACGGGGTCCTTGTGGGTCAACGACCTAGCGGAGGGCCAGTGTGGCGCGTACCGCTCGAAGTTCAAGGACAAGCACGGCGAAGACGCCGACCCAACCACCGAAGAGTTTGACGttgaggttgcggtgcttgcgggacaaggcaagaagggtggccgcctatggattgctgacgggttagtcgacccaagtaccattccatctctacgccagatccgtcgtgggcgtacgagcgagcagcctcgggtagagacccgcccacgggcttcggacctagctatcgagaagttacgg gcggagatggaagaaagggaacggaggcaccaagaggagcagatgcagatgcagcagcagcTTAGGGAGAACATGCGAGATGCAGCAGCGAGATGTTGCGAGATGCAACAACAGCAGCAGATGTTCCAGCAGATGTTCATGACTTCCCCACCGGGGAGTAGTGCTCCTAGCACGTCGTGTCCTCCTATGTTCCCACATTTT ATCCCCACGCCCGATCCGGCTGTGATGGCGCTCCTCCGGCCAAGCGCCAAGTCGAGCCCGCCGACACTGGCTTGA
- the LOC127305314 gene encoding uncharacterized protein, whose protein sequence is MAAARMLPLLRRRLASVLSQPTAPSPRGLLFPSPATAGLRSLQTIIEASNSSPHERHQDQESSKPDAPPPPPPSVPAAAESSFKVRDASSLKISPRHDLAMIFTCKVCDTRSMKMASRESYENGVVVARCGGCNNLHLMADRLGWFGEPGSIEDFLVDKGEEVKKGATDTLNFTLEDLAGTQVNSKETSGEN, encoded by the exons atggccgccgcccggaTGCTCCCGCTGCTGCGCCGCCGCCTCGCCAGCGTCCTCTCTCAACCGACCGCTCCTTCTCCTCGTG GACTATTGTTTCCTTCTCCAGCAACCGCAGGGTTAAGGTCCCTCCAAACGATCATCGAAGCGAGCAACAGCAGCCCGCACGAGCGTCACCAAGACCAAGAGAGTTCCAAGCCCgacgcccctccgccgccgccaccttcgGTCCCTGCAGCCGCAGAGTCGAGCTTCAAAGTCAGGGACGCCTCGAGCCTGAAGATCTCGCCGAGACACGACCTGGCAATGATCTTCACGTGCAAGGTCTGCGACACCAGGTCCATGAAGATGGCCAGCCGCGAGTCGTACGAGAACGGGGTGGTCGTCGCCCGCTGCGGTGGCTGCAACAACCTCCACCTGATGGCAGACAGGCTCGGTTGGTTCGGCGAGCCCGGGAGCATCGAGGACTTCCTGGTGGACAAAGGGGAGGAGGTGAAGAAAGGCGCAACGGATACTCTCAACTTTACTCTGGAGGACTTGGCTGGGACTCAGGTCAACTCCAAGGAAACTTCTGGGGAAAATTAG
- the LOC139832719 gene encoding uncharacterized protein, whose amino-acid sequence MPPRKRKGGFKKKIKAVAELVGLSSGSSSHTRPPSAPPSPPPRRKNAQPRRLRTPSPSPPPAEDDDEEQWGGEDEEDGEEHGGQDEEAGGEDGGEDGGEDGGEDLEEDEGLGGMPPELDPTLVWSPPVEEVYVAAEERLEPRDKKPYRRGITKLPKLKTWAFRDVVLVPAGKSMFKYGDPRRKPTREYPNILGGIIRKHFPGIVNLPTGGRDVAWTWKHYSYAEDPSGKYGNMQERVVRHFWKYFKRAEGKEIACDVILHELCRVRVTGMHYEARVQCVRDWHAERKVWMSKADCRDTLMAPWQYCRY is encoded by the exons atgccgccaagaaaaagaaagggagGTTTCAAAAAGAAGATCAAGGCCGTGGCTGAGCTTGTGGGACTTTCGAGTGGTTCGTCGTCGCACACACGTCCTCCTAGCGCTCCTCCTAGCCCTCCACCACGGAGGAAGAATGcccagccacggcgacttcgtaccccttctcctagtcctcccccagccgaggatgatgacgaggagcagtggggtggggaggacgaggaggacggtgaggagcacggtgggcaggacgaggaggccggtggggaggacggtggggaggacggtggggaggacggtggggaggacctCGAGGAGGATGAGGGGCTGGGGGGTATGCCGCCGGAGCTAGACCCGACCCTAGTTTGGTCTCCGCCGGTGGAGGAGGTGTACGTTGCAGCCGAGGAGAGGCTGGAACCacgggacaagaagccgtataggcgcgggattacgaaactccccaagctaaaaacttgggccttccgcgatgttgttctcgtgcccgctggaaagag CATGTTCAAGTATGGCGACCCGAGGAGGAAGCCGACACGTGAGTACCCGAACATCCTTGGAGGCATAATTAGGAAGCATTTCCCTGGGATTGTCAATCTCCCTACTGGTGGCCGCGACGTGGCTTGGACTTGGAAGCACTACAGCTACGCGGAAGATCCTAGCGGCAAGTACGGAAACATGCAAGAGCGGGTTGTCCGCCacttctgg aaatacttcaagagggctGAGGGCAAGGAAATTGCGTGCGACGTTATCTTACACGAGTTGTGCAGGgtgagggtgactggcatgcactacgaggcacgtgtccagtgcgtccgcgactggcacgccgagCGCAAAGTTTGGATGAGTAAGGCTGATTGTCGGGATACGCTCATGGCACCATGGCAGTACTGCAGGTATTAG
- the LOC127309171 gene encoding uncharacterized protein → MSNLSPSGNGSGVPHNSTKEESIVDLPERSSDSHVPKTAIGDESSKQVEQAAVDGPHEMSIEELLNKIKGADGISVLFVPSTDGRRLVAVALNGLRDGRGSPDVPTPAVVMKEGMEEDKNHHKDLAGTNQEGFRTWLMFLASLAATVTFTAGHAPPGGFWSADDKANGYVAGTSVMRDKFFYRYLAFYYSNTAAFFVSLTIIVMLAKDKKGNDRASRMNDPIEHNRFVFIGLVATCILNLGSSYVTGSSHNPKEGMPSMVMFASVLIYLSLHWIKETIAWVKKIPSKIRQAWLKKDTNSMMLQVTVNAK, encoded by the exons ATGAGCAATCTCTCTCCTTCGGGCAACGGAAGTGGTGTACCTCATAACAGCACAAAAG AGGAATCCATTGTTGACTTGCCGGAGCGAAGCAGTGATAGTCATGTACCCAAAACAGCAATAG GAGACGAGTCTTCAAAACAAGTTGAGCAAGCAGCTGTCGACGGTCCACATGAGATGTCAATCGAGGAGTTGTTGAACAAAATAAAAGGAGCCGATGGCATATCGGTACTATTCGTCCCCAGCACCGATGGACGTCGGCTAGTGGCAGTAGCTTTGAACGGCCTTCGGGATGGAAGAGGATCCCCCGATGTACCCACTCCTGCCGTTGTGATGAAAGAGGGTATGGAGGAGGATAAGAATCACCATAAGGATCTGGCTGGCACGAATCAGGAGGGCTTCCGGACCTGGCTAATGTTCCTGGCGTCACTCGCTGCCACCGTAACCTTCACCGCTGGCCACGCCCCGCCCGGTGGTTTCTGGTCCGCTGACGACAAGGCCAATGGATACGTTGCTGGCACCTCGGTCATGCGTGACAAATTTTTCTACAGGTACCTGGCCTTTTATTACAGCAACACCGCTGCCTTCTTCGTCTCCCTCACGATCATCGTGATGCTCGCTAAAGATAAAAAGGGGAACGACCGGGCCAGCAGAATGAATGATCCCATTGAACACAATCGTTTTGTTTTCATAGGCCTTGTTGCTACTTGCATTCTGAACCTGGGGAGTAGCTACGTCACCGGCTCGTCGCATAACCCTAAAGAAGGGATGCCCAGCATGGTTATGTTTGCATCCGTCCTTATCTACTTGTCTCTGCATTGGATCAAGGAAACGATAGCATGGGTTAAGAAAATACCCTCCAAAATAAGGCAAGCTTGGCTAAAAAAGGATACCAACAGTATGATGCTACAAGTAACCGTCAATGCTAAGTAA